The Hypanus sabinus isolate sHypSab1 chromosome 31, sHypSab1.hap1, whole genome shotgun sequence genome window below encodes:
- the LOC132383758 gene encoding histone H3-like, producing MARTKQTARKSTGGKAPRKQLATKAARKSAPATGGVKKPHRYRPGTVALREIRRYQKSTELLIRKLPFQRLVREIAQDFKTDLRFQSSAIMALQEASEAYLVGLFEDTNLCAIHAKRVTIMPKDIQLARRIRGERA from the coding sequence ATGGCCCGCACCAAGCAGACAGCGCGCAAATCGACTGGCGGAAAAGCTCCTCGCAAACAGTTGGCGACCAAAGCGGCGCGGAAGAGCGCTCCTGCCACCGGCGGAGTGAAGAAGCCTCATCGCTACCGGCCCGGCACCGTGGCTCTGAGGGAGATCCGGCGCTACCAGAAATCCACCGAGCTGCTCATCCGCAAACTTCCCTTCCAGCGCCTGGTCCGGGAGATCGCTCAGGACTTCAAAACCGATCTGCGTTTCCAGAGCTCGGCCATCATGGCCCTGCAGGAGGCAAGTGAGGCTTACCTGGTCGGGCTCTTTGAGGACACTAACCTGTGCGCCATCCACGCCAAGCGAGTCACCATTATGCCCAAGGACATCCAGTTGGCCCGCCGCATCCGCGGGGAGCGCGCCTAA